A section of the Sporomusaceae bacterium FL31 genome encodes:
- the ysxA gene encoding UPF0758 protein YsxA, with protein MNDDKPLMLKELPLDERPREKMIAKGSAALSNAELLAILLRTGTKSDSVLRLAERLLKKHEEIGLAGLAVLTPQEMSKVKGIGLAKAVSIAAAVEIGKRLASLIPGERPAIRSPLDAANYMMAKLRYEVKEHFIVILLSTKNHIIATPTISVGTLNASLVHPRELFKEAINYSAASVILVHNHPSGDPTPSKEDIELTQKLVKAGKLLDISVLDHVIIGDNKYVSLKEKGIIV; from the coding sequence ATGAATGATGACAAGCCGCTCATGCTGAAGGAATTGCCACTGGACGAGCGACCAAGAGAAAAAATGATAGCCAAGGGATCAGCTGCTTTAAGTAATGCTGAACTGCTGGCAATTTTACTGCGCACTGGAACAAAGTCAGATTCGGTGCTGCGTTTGGCCGAGCGTTTGTTAAAAAAGCATGAAGAGATAGGCTTGGCTGGACTTGCTGTTTTGACACCGCAAGAAATGAGCAAGGTTAAGGGAATTGGTCTTGCGAAAGCCGTCTCTATTGCAGCAGCGGTAGAGATTGGTAAGCGTCTTGCTTCATTAATACCAGGTGAGCGTCCAGCGATTCGATCACCTTTAGATGCGGCTAATTATATGATGGCTAAATTGAGATATGAGGTTAAAGAACACTTTATTGTGATTTTACTTTCAACCAAAAATCATATTATTGCTACACCAACCATATCGGTTGGTACACTGAATGCTTCTTTAGTTCATCCGCGTGAGTTATTTAAGGAAGCCATTAATTACTCAGCAGCTTCAGTTATTTTGGTACATAATCACCCCAGTGGTGATCCGACACCTAGTAAGGAAGATATCGAGCTTACACAAAAACTTGTTAAAGCGGGAAAACTTTTAGATATTTCAGTACTTGATCATGTAATAATTGGAGATAACAAGTATGTAAGCCTTAAAGAAAAGGGAATAATAGTATAG
- a CDS encoding rod shape-determining protein RodA, with the protein MLNRRLLKNLDFTLIFTVIAIITTSLIIIGSATHINTPSEDRYWYVQRQGIFALINFILIFVMLHFDYKSLSRYANLLYFINLVMLLAVMFVGQSALGAQRWIQIGPISLQPSEFSKLIMIVSLANLLDKRTGKLNSLRDVIPVFLYVGIPFLLVMKQPDLGTALVFLAILFGMIYVAGISSRLLMMIVGAGVAFMPIFWHFLKDYQKMRLTVFIDPNVDPLGSGYHIIQSKIAIGSGMLFGKGLFGGTQSQLNFLPENHTDFIFAVVGEELGFIGAALILILYFIMLYRGIKIAGLARDNFGTLLATGITSMLTFHVLVNVGMTAGIMPVTGIPLPLMSYGVSALTTNLASIGILLNIYMRRQKILF; encoded by the coding sequence ATGCTTAACCGGCGTCTATTGAAGAATCTTGACTTTACGCTGATTTTTACTGTTATTGCAATTATCACTACAAGTTTAATTATCATTGGCAGTGCCACGCATATTAATACTCCCAGTGAAGATCGCTATTGGTATGTACAGCGTCAAGGAATTTTTGCACTCATAAATTTTATATTAATTTTTGTTATGCTGCATTTTGATTACAAATCGTTGTCACGGTATGCAAATTTACTTTACTTTATCAACTTAGTCATGTTGCTGGCAGTTATGTTTGTCGGACAATCGGCCCTGGGAGCACAGCGGTGGATTCAAATTGGACCAATAAGCCTCCAGCCTTCAGAGTTCTCCAAGCTGATTATGATTGTGTCTTTGGCTAATTTGTTGGACAAGCGTACTGGCAAATTAAATTCACTAAGAGATGTTATCCCTGTTTTTCTCTATGTCGGGATTCCTTTTTTATTGGTTATGAAACAGCCTGATTTGGGAACCGCGTTGGTATTTCTCGCAATTTTGTTTGGCATGATCTATGTAGCGGGGATCAGCAGCCGCCTGCTTATGATGATTGTTGGAGCTGGAGTAGCTTTTATGCCGATATTCTGGCACTTTCTGAAAGATTATCAGAAAATGCGGCTTACTGTATTTATTGATCCTAACGTTGATCCTTTAGGCTCTGGTTATCATATCATTCAATCTAAAATTGCCATCGGATCGGGTATGCTATTTGGGAAAGGCTTGTTTGGCGGTACTCAGAGCCAGTTGAATTTTCTGCCGGAGAATCATACTGACTTTATTTTTGCGGTAGTTGGTGAAGAATTAGGTTTTATTGGTGCTGCTCTGATTTTGATATTATATTTTATTATGCTGTATCGGGGGATCAAAATAGCCGGTCTTGCCAGAGATAATTTTGGAACCTTATTGGCAACAGGGATTACTTCAATGCTTACGTTCCATGTACTGGTCAATGTTGGGATGACTGCTGGTATTATGCCGGTAACAGGTATCCCACTGCCACTTATGAGTTATGGAGTTAGCGCGTTGACAACAAACTTGGCGAGTATTGGTATTCTGCTGAATATCTATATGCGCAGGCAAAAAATATTATTTTAA
- a CDS encoding cell shape-determining protein MreC: MRFFNKKTVILLVAVITVFLLAISAAHGKYKFILSERLVTTILAPVEYATSKVSYSFRNAGSFCWQIMTVYRENQSLKSENEQLKQTSLNVTEILAENERLREMLNYKKGTPQFDVVTATVVARDPGTWTSTIVINRGTDDGIAKNMPVVTPQGLVGNVVNAYSNSAKVQLILDPRSAVGSLVQRPESRVAAIVEGNNANKLAPHMVNIARDADVIKGDKIITSGFGGIYPKGLLLGEVTDVINEEGGLLKYAVLKTAVDFDRLEEVFVIIRSREPVPTLPLPVVPGQPVAPSPTPTGQGNGAVQGGTR, from the coding sequence GTGCGTTTTTTTAACAAAAAGACGGTCATCTTGTTGGTGGCTGTAATTACCGTCTTTTTGCTGGCCATTTCCGCGGCGCATGGAAAGTATAAATTCATATTGAGTGAAAGACTGGTTACCACGATTTTGGCACCTGTTGAGTATGCTACATCAAAGGTGAGTTATAGTTTTCGCAATGCAGGTTCATTTTGTTGGCAAATCATGACGGTATATCGTGAAAATCAGTCACTAAAGTCAGAAAATGAACAACTGAAGCAAACTAGTCTTAATGTAACTGAAATATTAGCAGAGAACGAACGACTGCGGGAGATGCTCAATTACAAAAAAGGTACACCGCAGTTTGATGTTGTTACTGCTACTGTGGTAGCGCGTGATCCGGGGACTTGGACCAGCACGATCGTAATTAATCGCGGGACGGACGATGGTATTGCTAAAAATATGCCTGTAGTTACGCCCCAAGGTCTTGTGGGAAATGTTGTTAATGCCTATAGTAACTCGGCAAAGGTTCAATTAATCTTAGATCCACGCAGTGCTGTAGGCTCATTAGTTCAGCGGCCAGAGTCGAGAGTGGCGGCGATTGTTGAAGGCAATAATGCAAATAAGCTTGCTCCTCATATGGTTAACATTGCCCGTGATGCTGATGTTATAAAAGGGGATAAAATTATTACATCAGGATTTGGGGGGATTTATCCTAAAGGCTTATTGCTTGGCGAAGTTACAGATGTGATCAACGAAGAAGGCGGGTTATTAAAATATGCTGTCTTGAAGACGGCGGTAGACTTTGATAGATTAGAAGAGGTTTTTGTCATTATTCGTTCTCGTGAGCCTGTACCAACACTTCCTCTTCCTGTTGTGCCTGGGCAACCAGTAGCTCCTTCTCCAACACCGACAGGACAAGGGAATGGTGCAGTTCAAGGGGGCACACGATGA
- a CDS encoding rod shape-determining protein MreD: MKAVFWGIIVIAALIIQATVMPLLAFQGVQPDLLLIVVVSSSLLLGKDQGVSIGFFSGLLQDLVGGNIFGLNTLSKLITGYLFGMAERKVFKEHILLPVLAMVVATFCNSAISFILLLLLGYKIELMSAIINTVIPLLMYNVIVAIPVHQVIYRVSQIK; encoded by the coding sequence ATGAAGGCTGTCTTTTGGGGCATAATCGTTATTGCTGCACTGATCATCCAGGCTACTGTGATGCCATTATTAGCGTTTCAAGGTGTACAGCCGGATTTATTATTGATTGTTGTAGTATCATCGAGCTTACTATTAGGCAAAGATCAAGGTGTCAGCATCGGTTTTTTCTCTGGCTTACTGCAAGATTTAGTTGGTGGAAATATCTTTGGACTCAATACATTATCTAAACTGATTACAGGCTATTTATTTGGAATGGCTGAGCGAAAGGTATTTAAAGAACATATTCTTTTGCCAGTTTTGGCAATGGTTGTAGCTACTTTTTGTAATAGTGCCATTAGTTTTATTCTTCTTTTATTGCTGGGTTATAAGATCGAATTGATGTCGGCAATTATTAACACAGTTATACCGCTTTTGATGTACAATGTGATTGTTGCTATTCCTGTACATCAGGTGATATATCGGGTGAGTCAAATCAAGTAG
- a CDS encoding membrane protein, with the protein MRSGNSKGYSLLALFLITGAVLGGIFGEFIASSTTLAGVAPYLVKNYPIIDVPPVVINLYVIKLIIGFSLQPNLMSILGVIAAIALFRRF; encoded by the coding sequence TTGCGGAGCGGAAATAGTAAAGGATATAGTTTGTTAGCTTTGTTTCTTATTACCGGAGCAGTTTTAGGTGGAATTTTTGGTGAGTTTATTGCCAGTTCTACTACTTTAGCTGGAGTGGCGCCTTATCTGGTGAAAAATTACCCGATAATTGACGTGCCGCCGGTTGTAATAAACTTGTATGTAATCAAATTGATCATAGGTTTTTCACTACAGCCTAACTTAATGAGTATATTGGGCGTTATTGCGGCCATTGCTCTCTTTCGACGCTTTTAA
- a CDS encoding rod shape-determining protein, which translates to MWKLFGSLSRDMGIDLGTANTLVHVKGRGIVLREPSVVAIQRDTGEVLAVGEEAKQMIGRTPGNIVAVRPLKDGVIADFDVTQAMLKYFIRKAMDTKSFIRPRVVVGVPSGVTEVEKRAVIDATIQAGAREAYLIEEPMAAAIGAGLPVHEPTGNMVVDIGGGTTEVAVISLGGIVTSRSIRIGGDEMDEAIVQYIKRTYNLMIGERTAEEVKITVGAAIAPEVDESMDIRGRDLVTGLPKTLTIRAREVQQALSEPVSGIIEAVKVTLEKTPPELASDIMDRGIVMTGGGSLLRGLDVLLSKETGMPVHIAEEALSCVGEGTGRALESIDLLKRVLMTPKKLG; encoded by the coding sequence ATGTGGAAGTTATTTGGATCATTATCACGTGATATGGGGATAGACCTAGGAACTGCAAATACTTTGGTACATGTTAAAGGACGGGGAATCGTGCTTAGAGAACCGTCAGTTGTTGCTATTCAACGGGATACCGGAGAAGTCTTGGCAGTTGGTGAAGAGGCAAAACAAATGATTGGACGTACACCGGGCAATATTGTTGCGGTTAGACCTTTAAAAGATGGGGTTATTGCTGATTTTGATGTTACTCAAGCCATGCTGAAGTATTTTATCCGCAAAGCCATGGATACGAAATCATTTATTCGTCCTCGTGTTGTTGTTGGGGTTCCTTCTGGCGTGACTGAAGTTGAAAAACGGGCAGTTATTGATGCGACGATTCAAGCTGGGGCACGGGAAGCTTATTTAATTGAAGAACCAATGGCTGCAGCGATTGGTGCCGGTCTTCCTGTTCATGAACCTACTGGTAATATGGTTGTAGATATCGGTGGTGGTACTACTGAAGTTGCCGTCATTTCGCTGGGGGGAATTGTTACCAGCCGTTCTATTCGCATTGGTGGCGATGAAATGGATGAAGCGATCGTGCAATATATCAAGCGTACATACAATTTAATGATTGGTGAACGTACCGCTGAAGAAGTAAAAATCACGGTGGGGGCGGCAATTGCACCTGAAGTGGATGAATCCATGGATATTCGAGGGCGAGATTTGGTAACTGGACTGCCGAAAACGCTAACCATTCGGGCACGTGAAGTTCAACAAGCACTCAGTGAGCCAGTTTCAGGAATCATTGAGGCTGTAAAAGTAACCCTTGAGAAGACTCCGCCAGAACTGGCATCAGATATTATGGATCGTGGTATTGTTATGACAGGCGGCGGTTCGTTGCTGAGAGGCCTGGATGTGTTGTTAAGTAAAGAAACAGGGATGCCTGTGCATATTGCGGAAGAAGCATTATCCTGTGTTGGTGAAGGCACTGGCCGGGCACTAGAAAGCATTGACTTGCTTAAGAGAGTCCTAATGACGCCTAAAAAACTTGGATAG
- a CDS encoding penicillin-binding protein 2, which yields MPLITAYERGDNMLVKRSNNRLDILAIVVLLVVVSLVTRLGYLQVLQGKYYGNLADGNRIRLIPVMAPRGLFYDRNGVLIVSNRPGFTVSLLPITGPVPDDVIQKLAGILNVSPNDIYAKLNQQNGSFEPIRIKSDIGPDIVTKIEERKAELPGVVIEIQPIRSYVNNELAAHVFGYVSEINDVELDKWKTDGYKSGDIIGKFGLEKVYDKTLRGVDGGGQVEVDVTGRPVQILGKKEPTPGNNLVLTIDYRIQKATELAVDEQLKYLQTKTEFVNAKAAAVVVMNPKTGEILAMVSRPTFNPNLFSGGISSKDWKALNENPHHPMDNKVISGEYPPGSTFKIVTGAAALELGKVTPEEKILDTGRHWIIPKGNAMGEALGLINFREALSKSDNVYFYEMGNRLGIDNLEKYARMFGLGAPTGIKLPGEMEGLVANRRYKEKVYGEDWYLSETFDAAIGQGFQLATPLQMAMVMSEIANGGYRYRPYLVSKITAPNGNVLQTFGPEETGRIKISDRTLNLIRDSLREVAAEGGTAGETFANFPIAIAGKTGTAENSHGSDHGWFICYGPYEDPSIVVAVIVEQGGFGASSAVPIAKKIMDAAFNVNQAPSSDAAAKVYKPQTAL from the coding sequence GTGCCCCTCATTACTGCTTACGAGAGGGGGGATAACATGCTGGTCAAACGGTCAAATAACCGTCTGGATATTTTAGCAATTGTTGTGCTGCTAGTCGTAGTCTCGCTAGTAACTAGACTGGGTTATTTGCAGGTTCTGCAAGGTAAGTATTACGGTAATTTGGCCGATGGTAATCGGATTAGGCTTATTCCAGTGATGGCCCCCCGTGGCTTGTTTTATGATCGCAATGGTGTGCTGATTGTGTCTAACCGGCCTGGCTTTACAGTGTCGCTATTACCGATTACCGGGCCTGTTCCTGATGATGTCATACAAAAATTAGCGGGCATTCTCAATGTTTCGCCCAATGACATTTATGCAAAATTAAATCAGCAAAATGGTTCTTTTGAACCCATTCGCATCAAAAGCGATATTGGACCAGACATTGTAACCAAAATTGAGGAACGAAAAGCGGAACTTCCTGGAGTTGTTATTGAAATTCAGCCCATAAGAAGCTATGTTAATAATGAACTGGCAGCTCATGTTTTTGGCTATGTGAGTGAGATCAATGATGTTGAACTGGACAAATGGAAAACGGATGGCTATAAATCTGGTGACATTATTGGCAAGTTTGGATTAGAGAAAGTGTATGATAAAACGTTACGCGGTGTTGATGGCGGTGGACAAGTTGAGGTTGATGTTACTGGCCGTCCGGTACAAATACTGGGGAAAAAGGAGCCAACACCAGGAAATAACTTAGTGCTAACAATTGATTATCGCATTCAAAAAGCAACTGAACTTGCTGTTGATGAACAACTGAAATATTTGCAAACTAAAACCGAATTCGTTAATGCGAAAGCCGCTGCTGTGGTTGTCATGAATCCCAAGACGGGTGAAATATTGGCAATGGTGAGCCGTCCGACCTTTAATCCTAATTTATTCTCTGGCGGTATTTCCAGCAAAGATTGGAAAGCGTTAAACGAAAATCCTCACCATCCGATGGACAATAAGGTTATTTCCGGGGAATACCCACCTGGCTCAACCTTTAAAATTGTTACTGGAGCAGCCGCTCTTGAATTAGGTAAAGTGACTCCAGAAGAAAAAATCTTAGATACAGGGCGGCACTGGATTATTCCTAAGGGAAATGCTATGGGTGAGGCGCTTGGCTTGATCAATTTTAGAGAGGCGCTCTCAAAATCAGATAACGTTTATTTTTATGAGATGGGCAATCGATTAGGTATCGATAATCTTGAAAAATATGCGAGAATGTTTGGGCTTGGGGCTCCTACTGGCATTAAATTGCCTGGCGAAATGGAAGGGCTAGTTGCAAATCGGCGCTATAAAGAGAAAGTCTATGGAGAAGACTGGTATTTATCCGAAACTTTTGATGCAGCAATTGGACAAGGGTTTCAACTGGCAACACCATTGCAGATGGCAATGGTTATGAGTGAAATTGCCAATGGCGGTTATCGCTATCGCCCCTATTTGGTCAGTAAAATTACTGCTCCGAATGGAAATGTATTGCAGACTTTTGGCCCTGAGGAAACCGGGCGGATTAAGATATCTGACCGAACGCTAAACTTGATTCGTGATTCGCTGCGCGAAGTTGCTGCTGAGGGTGGTACGGCAGGTGAAACTTTTGCAAATTTCCCAATTGCAATTGCCGGAAAAACAGGGACAGCTGAAAACTCACATGGGAGTGATCATGGCTGGTTTATTTGCTACGGCCCCTATGAAGATCCAAGTATTGTTGTCGCTGTTATTGTTGAGCAGGGCGGTTTTGGAGCATCCTCGGCGGTTCCAATAGCTAAGAAAATCATGGACGCTGCCTTTAATGTGAATCAGGCACCTTCAAGTGACGCGGCGGCTAAGGTTTATAAACCGCAAACCGCTTTATAA
- the minC gene encoding putative septum site-determining protein MinC, giving the protein MREDVVFKGSREGLQLVFNESIEFENVIEQIKAKLESAVNFFTKGTTVQMSAELTILSQEQQLELINLFANYGITLKEAQVEQFANHEVNEEQPVDIESAQTLVITRTLRGGQEIVHKGSVIIMGDVNPGAKVVAGGDITIHGACRGIVHAGFYGNMVASITAERLQASQIRIASLISRAPDDLDKPERVETAKIKDGIIVIGSANK; this is encoded by the coding sequence ATGCGTGAGGATGTTGTGTTTAAAGGCAGCCGGGAAGGGCTGCAATTGGTTTTTAATGAATCGATCGAGTTTGAGAATGTTATCGAACAAATAAAAGCAAAATTAGAATCTGCAGTCAATTTTTTTACAAAAGGAACAACGGTTCAGATGTCGGCTGAGTTAACGATATTATCACAGGAACAACAGCTTGAGTTAATCAATCTTTTCGCAAATTATGGAATAACACTAAAGGAAGCTCAGGTCGAGCAATTTGCAAATCATGAGGTTAACGAAGAACAGCCTGTGGATATTGAATCAGCCCAAACGCTTGTGATTACCAGGACGCTGCGCGGCGGGCAGGAGATTGTACATAAAGGTTCTGTAATTATTATGGGTGACGTAAATCCTGGTGCCAAAGTAGTTGCTGGTGGTGATATTACCATTCATGGCGCATGTCGGGGAATCGTCCATGCCGGATTTTACGGCAATATGGTTGCTTCCATTACTGCGGAAAGACTGCAAGCTTCGCAAATAAGAATAGCCAGTCTTATATCGAGAGCACCCGATGATTTGGACAAGCCAGAGCGGGTAGAAACAGCAAAAATAAAAGACGGAATTATCGTAATTGGTTCAGCTAATAAATAG
- a CDS encoding arsenical pump family protein: MENNALIAITIFVIAYALIVSEKIHRTVVALAGGVLMVILGVVTQETAIHHIDFNTIGLLIGMMIIVNITSETGLFRYLAIWSAKKVHGDPVNLLVVLSTITAVCSALLDNVTTVLLTVPVTFSITKQLKVKPIPYIVAQILSANIGGTATLVGDPPNIMIGSAVKELTFMAFLNNLALISVIIYVVTIWILVLLYRKELVTTEELKAQIMTLDEKKQLQNVKLLKKCLAVLTVTIGMFTMHQMLHLESATVAIFGASVLLVMAYSKNEHELEHVFRKIEWVAIFFFVGLFMLVSGLIETGVIALMAQKSIELTAGNLTATSMLILWMSAIASAFVDNIPFVATMIPMIKEMSSLGISNLEPLWWSLALGACLGGNGTLVGASANVVVASMAAQEGYQLSFVKFMKLAFPLMLLSIAISSVYIYLRYLM, from the coding sequence ATGGAAAATAATGCACTCATTGCAATAACTATTTTTGTTATTGCCTATGCACTGATTGTTTCTGAGAAAATCCATCGCACTGTTGTTGCCCTTGCAGGTGGTGTACTTATGGTTATTCTAGGTGTTGTGACCCAAGAAACTGCAATTCATCATATTGACTTTAATACAATTGGATTGCTAATCGGTATGATGATTATTGTCAATATCACCAGTGAAACAGGCCTTTTCCGCTATTTGGCAATCTGGTCAGCTAAAAAAGTACATGGAGATCCGGTGAATTTATTAGTTGTGCTAAGCACCATTACAGCGGTGTGTTCTGCATTGCTTGATAATGTTACGACAGTTTTATTGACAGTACCAGTGACTTTTAGTATTACAAAGCAGCTAAAGGTAAAGCCTATTCCTTATATTGTCGCCCAAATATTATCTGCTAATATTGGTGGTACAGCGACACTGGTGGGTGATCCCCCCAATATTATGATTGGCAGTGCGGTTAAGGAATTAACATTTATGGCATTTCTTAATAATTTGGCTTTAATTTCTGTCATTATTTATGTGGTAACAATTTGGATACTTGTCTTACTTTATCGCAAAGAGTTAGTTACCACTGAAGAACTCAAAGCCCAAATTATGACACTTGACGAGAAGAAACAGCTTCAAAATGTCAAGCTGCTTAAGAAATGTCTGGCAGTTCTTACCGTAACTATTGGGATGTTTACCATGCATCAGATGCTGCACCTCGAATCAGCTACAGTAGCCATATTTGGTGCAAGTGTATTACTGGTGATGGCTTATTCAAAAAACGAGCATGAACTTGAGCATGTTTTCCGCAAAATCGAATGGGTGGCTATTTTCTTTTTCGTCGGATTATTTATGCTTGTTTCCGGACTCATTGAAACCGGGGTAATCGCACTCATGGCCCAAAAATCAATTGAGCTGACTGCCGGAAATTTGACCGCAACATCCATGTTGATTCTCTGGATGAGTGCGATTGCGTCAGCATTTGTTGATAATATCCCTTTTGTAGCAACCATGATTCCGATGATTAAGGAAATGAGCAGTCTAGGAATATCGAACTTAGAACCATTATGGTGGAGCTTGGCGTTAGGAGCATGCTTAGGCGGAAATGGAACACTGGTTGGTGCTAGTGCGAATGTTGTGGTTGCCAGTATGGCAGCGCAAGAAGGATACCAATTATCTTTTGTAAAATTCATGAAATTAGCTTTTCCATTGATGCTGCTCTCGATTGCTATTTCTAGTGTTTATATTTATCTACGTTATTTAATGTGA
- a CDS encoding site-determining protein — translation MGEVIVVTSGKGGVGKTTTTANLGTGFALMGKKVVLVDADIGLRNLDVVMGLENRIVYDLVDVTEGNCRLKQALIRDKRYETLYLLPAAQTRDKTAVSPDQMKQLCQELAQEFDYVIIDCPAGIEQGFKNAIAGADRAVIVTTPEVSAVRDADRIIGLLESEGKSNPKLIVNRIRPKMVKKGDMMDIDDIIEILAVDLLGIIPEDEYIVISTNRGEPAITNPVSLASTAYKNIVRRLMGENVPLMTLEINDGFFGKIKKILGI, via the coding sequence ATGGGTGAGGTTATTGTCGTTACATCAGGCAAAGGTGGGGTTGGCAAGACAACAACAACAGCCAATTTGGGTACAGGCTTTGCTTTGATGGGGAAAAAAGTGGTATTAGTGGATGCTGATATAGGGTTGAGAAATCTGGATGTAGTGATGGGGTTAGAAAACCGCATCGTCTATGACTTAGTGGATGTAACTGAAGGAAATTGCCGGTTAAAGCAGGCGCTGATTAGAGACAAGCGTTATGAAACCTTATATTTGCTGCCTGCAGCACAAACCCGTGACAAAACGGCTGTTAGCCCTGATCAAATGAAACAGCTTTGTCAAGAGTTAGCCCAAGAATTTGATTATGTCATTATCGATTGTCCTGCTGGGATTGAGCAAGGTTTCAAAAACGCGATTGCCGGGGCCGACCGGGCTGTTATTGTTACTACGCCTGAGGTTTCTGCTGTTCGTGATGCCGATCGTATTATTGGCTTACTCGAATCGGAGGGGAAAAGTAATCCTAAATTAATTGTCAACCGGATTAGACCAAAGATGGTAAAAAAAGGTGACATGATGGACATTGATGACATCATTGAGATTTTGGCGGTTGACTTATTAGGAATTATTCCTGAAGATGAATATATTGTTATTTCCACAAATCGTGGCGAGCCTGCGATTACCAACCCTGTTTCGCTGGCCAGTACAGCGTACAAGAATATTGTGCGGCGCTTAATGGGAGAGAATGTTCCGTTAATGACGTTAGAAATTAATGATGGTTTCTTTGGTAAAATCAAAAAAATCTTAGGTATTTAG
- a CDS encoding acetyl-CoA carboxylase biotin carboxyl carrier protein subunit, whose amino-acid sequence MKKFNIKVNGAAFEVEVEEVKAAVAAPAAKPAAAAAPAPAAKPAAPAAAAAPAVVGAGDTPVNAPMPGKIVKVVAEAGQKIKKGDIVLILEAMKMQNEISAPADGTLKSINVVAGQSVKPGEVMAVIG is encoded by the coding sequence ATGAAAAAGTTTAACATTAAAGTTAATGGTGCTGCTTTTGAGGTAGAAGTTGAAGAAGTGAAAGCTGCTGTTGCCGCTCCTGCTGCTAAACCTGCAGCCGCTGCTGCTCCTGCTCCTGCTGCTAAACCTGCAGCTCCTGCTGCCGCTGCCGCTCCTGCTGTTGTTGGTGCTGGCGATACTCCTGTAAATGCTCCTATGCCTGGTAAAATCGTGAAAGTTGTCGCTGAAGCTGGTCAAAAAATCAAAAAAGGCGATATCGTTCTAATTCTTGAAGCTATGAAAATGCAAAACGAAATCAGCGCTCCTGCTGATGGTACTTTAAAATCCATCAACGTTGTAGCTGGTCAAAGCGTTAAACCTGGCGAAGTTATGGCTGTTATCGGCTAA
- the minE gene encoding cell division topological specificity factor, protein MLDMLMKMFGKDSAGSKDIAKERLRLVLVHDRVNVSPQFMEVLKDDMIKVISNYMEINEKDMEVSLTNTNSSVALVANIPVQRMKRGAQKD, encoded by the coding sequence GTGTTGGATATGCTAATGAAAATGTTTGGTAAAGATTCTGCAGGTTCTAAAGATATAGCAAAGGAACGGTTACGTCTGGTGTTAGTCCATGATCGGGTCAACGTTTCACCACAGTTCATGGAAGTCCTTAAAGATGATATGATCAAAGTTATATCAAATTATATGGAAATCAATGAAAAAGATATGGAAGTTAGTCTAACGAATACCAATTCATCAGTTGCCTTAGTTGCGAATATTCCTGTTCAGCGTATGAAACGCGGTGCACAGAAGGACTAA
- the maf gene encoding septum formation protein Maf, producing the protein MSIVLASASPRRKQLLEQIGCQFSIITSDIIEDNNLDILPYELAVQHAQFKAVDVASKLAADDIVIGADTVVVLDGKVFGKPADVAEAKRMLTCLAGRSHHVITGIAVVRGKEVWTDFTQTQVDFVPLTADEIDRYIATGEPMDKAGAYAIQGIGALFVDHIHGCYTNVVGLPLNNLARLLKKAGIRLL; encoded by the coding sequence ATGTCTATTGTTTTGGCATCAGCATCGCCACGACGTAAACAATTATTAGAGCAGATTGGCTGTCAGTTTTCAATTATAACCAGTGATATCATAGAAGATAATAATTTGGATATATTGCCATACGAGTTGGCTGTTCAACATGCTCAGTTTAAAGCTGTTGATGTTGCTTCTAAGCTAGCCGCTGATGATATTGTTATTGGAGCCGATACCGTTGTCGTTTTGGATGGAAAAGTGTTTGGCAAGCCTGCAGATGTGGCTGAAGCCAAACGTATGCTAACCTGCCTGGCAGGAAGAAGCCATCACGTGATTACTGGTATTGCTGTTGTTCGTGGCAAAGAGGTTTGGACTGATTTTACTCAAACTCAGGTAGATTTCGTTCCACTTACTGCTGATGAAATAGATCGATACATAGCTACCGGTGAGCCGATGGATAAAGCTGGAGCCTATGCAATTCAAGGAATTGGCGCATTATTTGTTGATCATATACATGGATGTTATACCAATGTGGTTGGTTTACCATTGAATAACCTGGCTAGACTTCTAAAAAAGGCTGGTATCCGTTTATTATGA